From Vicinamibacteria bacterium, a single genomic window includes:
- a CDS encoding efflux RND transporter permease subunit, which produces MINAIIEWSARNKFLVLLLTGFAVAGGIYSIRHVPLDAIPDLSDPQVIIYTEWPGRSPDIVEDQVTYPIVSAMLAGPHVSVVRGASDYGFSYVYVIFDEGTDIYWGRSRVLEYMDKIKGKLPEGVSPTLGPDATGVGWAFEYALVDWSGRHNLAELRSFNDWYVRYWLSSVPGVAEVATVGGFVKQYQVNVDPNRLLAFGVPLNRVIEVIRRSNSDVGGRVVEFTGKEYLVRGRGYIKSLGDIQDLPVGTDKNGTPILVRNVATVALGPDMRRGVAELNGQGEVTGGIVIVRHHQNALGVIERVKAKIAEVKPGFPEGVEIVTTYDRSDLIRRSIETLVHTLIEELLIVSLVILLFLRHLPSAAIPIVTIPIAVVISFIPMYASDLTSNIMSLSGIAIAIGALVDAAIVVVEQTHKKLEKWETAGRPGDYREVIIQAVKEVGGPSFFSLLVIAVAFLPIFALQAQEGRLFKPLAFTKNTAISVAAVLAITLDPVLRLLMTRMKPFRFRPRWLSSAATKLVVSKMEPEEKTWISRALMAVYHPALLFVLRHRYTTILVAVLVMALTVPVFLSLGSEFMPPLNEGTILYMPITLPGISVTEAAKYLQIQDKLLRSFPEVESVFGKVGKAETSTDPAPMSMVETTVVLKPEKEWRTHKQDRWYSSWAPEPVRVLLRPIWPEERRLGWEDLIDEMDRRVQIPSFANAWLFPVRTRIDMITTGVRTPVGIKVLGPDLQTIERIGLELEKVLQQVPGTRSAFFERVTGGYYLDFKVNRQEAARYGLSVGDVNDILESAIGGNNITTTVEGRERYPVNVRYARELRDDLPKLRRVLVPTPAGSQVPLEELASIELQTGPPMINNEEGFKAGRLYVDVAGRDLGSYVEDAKKVVESTVKVPPGYQLLWSGQYEYMLRVKQRLLVVVPFTLVIIFLLLYFNTGSIAKTLIILLAVPFSAVGAILFIWYLGYNVSIAVWVGLIALLGVDAETGVFMLLYLDLAYGQAQREGRMRSPEDLKEAIVEGAVKRLRPKVMTVAVMFMGLVPIMWSAGTGSDVMRRIAAPMIGGIFTSFLMELLVYPVIYEIWKARDVRRERALPT; this is translated from the coding sequence ATGATCAATGCCATCATCGAGTGGTCGGCGCGGAACAAGTTCCTCGTCCTCCTTCTGACCGGTTTCGCGGTCGCGGGCGGGATCTACTCCATCCGCCACGTGCCCCTCGACGCCATCCCGGACCTCTCGGACCCGCAGGTCATCATCTACACCGAGTGGCCTGGGCGCAGCCCTGACATCGTTGAGGACCAGGTCACGTACCCGATCGTCTCCGCCATGCTGGCGGGTCCCCACGTCTCGGTCGTCCGGGGCGCCTCGGATTACGGGTTCTCCTACGTCTACGTGATCTTCGACGAGGGGACGGATATCTATTGGGGCCGCTCCCGGGTCCTCGAGTACATGGACAAGATCAAGGGGAAGCTGCCGGAGGGGGTCTCCCCGACTCTCGGACCCGACGCGACTGGTGTCGGCTGGGCCTTCGAGTACGCGCTCGTCGACTGGAGTGGCCGCCACAACCTCGCCGAGCTGCGCTCCTTCAACGACTGGTACGTGCGTTACTGGCTGTCCTCGGTCCCCGGCGTGGCCGAGGTCGCTACCGTGGGTGGCTTCGTCAAGCAATACCAGGTCAACGTGGACCCGAACCGACTCCTGGCGTTTGGCGTTCCTCTTAACCGCGTGATCGAGGTCATCCGCCGGAGTAACAGCGATGTCGGCGGCCGAGTCGTGGAGTTCACAGGGAAGGAGTACCTCGTCCGGGGACGCGGCTACATCAAGTCCCTCGGGGACATCCAGGACTTACCGGTGGGGACCGACAAAAACGGGACGCCCATCCTCGTGCGAAACGTGGCCACCGTCGCCCTGGGACCCGACATGCGCCGCGGCGTGGCGGAGCTGAACGGCCAGGGGGAGGTCACCGGTGGCATCGTCATCGTCCGCCACCACCAGAACGCCCTGGGCGTGATCGAGCGCGTGAAGGCCAAGATCGCGGAGGTGAAGCCGGGCTTTCCTGAAGGAGTGGAGATCGTCACGACCTACGACCGCTCGGACCTCATCCGGCGGTCGATCGAGACCCTCGTCCACACCCTGATTGAGGAGCTCCTCATCGTCAGCCTGGTGATCCTCCTGTTCCTCCGCCACTTGCCCAGCGCGGCCATCCCCATCGTGACGATCCCCATCGCCGTCGTCATCTCTTTCATCCCCATGTACGCCTCGGACCTCACCTCGAACATCATGTCGCTCTCCGGGATCGCCATCGCGATTGGCGCCCTCGTGGACGCCGCCATCGTGGTCGTCGAGCAGACCCACAAGAAGCTCGAGAAGTGGGAGACCGCCGGCCGGCCCGGGGACTACCGCGAGGTGATCATCCAGGCGGTCAAGGAGGTGGGCGGCCCCTCGTTCTTCTCCCTCCTCGTGATCGCGGTCGCCTTCCTCCCCATCTTCGCGTTGCAGGCCCAGGAGGGGCGGCTCTTCAAGCCGCTCGCCTTCACGAAGAACACCGCCATCTCGGTCGCGGCCGTCCTGGCGATCACGCTGGATCCGGTCCTACGGCTCTTGATGACGCGCATGAAGCCCTTCCGGTTCCGGCCCCGGTGGCTGTCGTCCGCAGCCACCAAATTGGTGGTCAGCAAGATGGAGCCCGAGGAGAAGACGTGGATCAGCCGTGCGCTCATGGCCGTCTACCACCCCGCACTCCTCTTCGTCCTGCGCCACCGCTACACGACGATCCTGGTGGCTGTGCTGGTCATGGCTCTTACCGTTCCCGTCTTCCTCTCCCTGGGCTCGGAGTTCATGCCCCCCCTCAACGAGGGGACGATTCTCTACATGCCCATAACGCTGCCGGGGATTTCGGTGACCGAGGCGGCGAAGTATCTCCAGATCCAGGACAAGCTGCTCCGGAGCTTCCCCGAGGTCGAGAGCGTGTTCGGCAAGGTCGGGAAGGCCGAGACCTCCACCGACCCGGCCCCGATGAGCATGGTCGAAACCACGGTGGTCTTGAAGCCGGAGAAGGAGTGGCGGACGCACAAGCAGGACCGCTGGTACTCATCCTGGGCTCCGGAGCCCGTGAGGGTCCTGCTCCGTCCGATCTGGCCCGAGGAAAGGCGCCTGGGGTGGGAGGACCTGATCGACGAGATGGACCGGCGGGTCCAGATCCCGTCCTTCGCCAACGCGTGGCTGTTCCCCGTCCGGACGCGGATCGACATGATCACGACCGGGGTGCGCACACCGGTGGGCATCAAGGTCCTGGGCCCAGACCTCCAGACGATCGAGCGCATAGGGCTGGAGCTGGAAAAAGTGCTCCAGCAGGTCCCTGGTACACGGAGCGCCTTCTTCGAGCGCGTCACCGGCGGCTACTACTTAGACTTCAAGGTGAACCGCCAGGAGGCGGCGCGCTACGGCCTTTCGGTCGGGGACGTGAACGATATCCTGGAGTCGGCCATCGGGGGGAACAACATCACGACCACGGTCGAGGGGCGCGAGCGCTATCCCGTGAATGTCCGCTACGCGCGAGAGCTGCGCGACGACCTCCCGAAGCTCCGGCGGGTTCTGGTGCCCACACCGGCCGGTTCCCAGGTCCCCCTCGAAGAGCTCGCCTCGATCGAGCTCCAGACGGGCCCTCCGATGATCAACAACGAGGAAGGCTTCAAAGCCGGCCGCTTGTACGTCGACGTGGCCGGGCGCGACCTCGGCAGCTACGTTGAGGACGCCAAGAAGGTCGTGGAGTCCACGGTCAAGGTCCCGCCGGGCTACCAACTACTCTGGAGCGGCCAGTACGAGTACATGCTCCGCGTGAAGCAGCGGCTGCTCGTCGTGGTCCCCTTCACCCTTGTGATCATCTTCCTCCTCCTCTACTTCAACACCGGCTCCATCGCGAAAACGCTCATCATCCTCCTGGCGGTTCCCTTCTCGGCCGTGGGCGCGATCCTCTTCATCTGGTACCTCGGGTACAACGTATCGATCGCCGTGTGGGTGGGCCTGATCGCGCTCCTGGGCGTGGACGCCGAGACGGGCGTCTTCATGCTTCTTTACCTCGACCTCGCCTACGGGCAGGCGCAGCGCGAGGGCCGCATGCGGAGCCCCGAGGACCTCAAGGAGGCGATCGTCGAGGGGGCGGTCAAGCGGCTGCGGCCCAAGGTGATGACGGTGGCGGTCATGTTCATGGGCCTAGTGCCGATCATGTGGTCAGCGGGCACGGGATCGGACGTGATGCGGCGGATCGCGGCCCCCATGATCGGTGGGATCTTCACGTCGTTCTTGATGGAGCTGCTCGTCTACCCGGTCATCTACGAGATCTGGAAGGCGCGGGACGTGCGGCGTGAGCGTGCGCTCCCTACATGA
- a CDS encoding efflux RND transporter periplasmic adaptor subunit, with amino-acid sequence MDTTLQPAPDRPRGRRRLAVALVAVIAAVGPGIAWIHGCSSPSRGSSTAQGKATYYCPMHTHYQSDRPGNCPICSMKLVPLEAPSGGPSATQVETPGRTGAPNANSTSAGTGTGPTIRIAPERQQQIGVKFAEATLLPAIVEIRAVGKVAYDETQIAHVHTKVQGWIEDVFVNFVGASVRKGQPLFTIYSPDLVAAQEEYLLSLRAQKELATSSFERVSEGSRELLSATRRRLELWDITPAQIEALEKRGEVSRTVTIASQVSGIVTERAAYHHGRTVTPELDLYTIVDLSRVWVLAQVYEYELPHVRVGQDGEATFPYEADRRPLLGKVTFVSPVLDPKTRTVEIRMEFANPDLALKPETFVNVSLRRDLGKRLVVPKDAVMDTGAKQYVFVDKGEGYLEPREVRAGVEVSAGRVIADGLRETERVVTAANFILDSESRLKGAFDAMGKPSTAEGQPAGAAPQISADVSTDPSPARVGRNRVHVKLADASGQAIKGADVSIRFFMPQMMGMAQVDVKAALREAGPGEYAGEVNLPIAWSFATTVTVVRGGQVVGTAETTVTAR; translated from the coding sequence ATGGACACCACCCTGCAACCCGCTCCTGATCGTCCCCGGGGACGCCGGCGGCTCGCGGTCGCCCTCGTCGCAGTCATCGCTGCCGTCGGGCCTGGCATTGCCTGGATCCACGGCTGTTCCTCTCCGTCCCGCGGGTCGTCGACCGCCCAAGGCAAAGCGACCTACTACTGCCCCATGCACACCCACTACCAGTCCGACCGCCCCGGCAACTGCCCGATCTGCAGCATGAAGCTGGTGCCTCTGGAGGCACCCTCGGGGGGGCCGTCGGCGACTCAGGTGGAGACGCCTGGAAGGACTGGCGCTCCGAACGCCAACTCCACAAGCGCCGGCACCGGTACCGGGCCCACGATCCGCATCGCTCCCGAGCGCCAGCAGCAGATCGGCGTCAAGTTCGCCGAGGCCACCCTCCTCCCGGCGATCGTCGAGATCCGTGCAGTCGGCAAGGTCGCCTACGACGAGACGCAGATCGCCCACGTCCACACCAAGGTGCAGGGTTGGATCGAGGACGTCTTCGTCAACTTCGTGGGTGCCAGCGTGCGCAAGGGACAGCCGCTCTTCACGATCTACAGCCCAGACCTCGTGGCCGCGCAGGAAGAGTACCTCCTCTCCTTGCGCGCGCAGAAGGAGCTGGCGACCAGCTCGTTCGAGCGCGTATCAGAGGGCTCACGCGAGCTCCTCTCTGCCACCCGCCGGCGGCTCGAGCTGTGGGACATCACGCCCGCTCAGATCGAGGCCCTAGAGAAGCGGGGCGAGGTCTCGCGCACGGTGACGATCGCGTCCCAGGTCAGCGGGATCGTGACCGAGCGCGCGGCCTATCATCACGGCCGTACGGTCACCCCGGAACTAGACCTCTACACGATCGTGGACCTCTCGCGGGTCTGGGTGCTCGCCCAGGTCTACGAGTACGAGCTGCCGCACGTCCGCGTGGGCCAGGACGGGGAGGCCACGTTCCCGTACGAAGCGGACCGGAGGCCCCTGCTCGGCAAAGTGACTTTCGTATCCCCCGTCCTCGATCCCAAAACGCGCACGGTGGAGATCCGCATGGAGTTTGCGAACCCCGACCTCGCGCTCAAACCCGAGACCTTCGTGAACGTGAGCCTGCGGCGCGACCTGGGCAAGCGGCTCGTGGTTCCGAAGGACGCCGTCATGGACACGGGCGCGAAGCAGTATGTCTTCGTCGATAAGGGGGAGGGCTACCTCGAGCCCCGCGAGGTGAGGGCGGGCGTGGAGGTCTCCGCGGGAAGGGTCATAGCGGATGGCCTACGCGAAACGGAGCGAGTGGTAACGGCAGCGAACTTCATTCTCGACTCCGAGAGTCGGCTGAAGGGCGCCTTCGACGCCATGGGGAAGCCCTCCACGGCGGAGGGTCAGCCCGCCGGCGCGGCACCACAGATCTCAGCCGATGTCTCGACCGATCCCTCGCCTGCGCGCGTCGGGCGCAACCGTGTGCACGTGAAGCTTGCCGACGCGTCTGGGCAAGCCATCAAGGGCGCGGACGTATCGATCCGCTTCTTCATGCCCCAGATGATGGGGATGGCCCAGGTGGACGTGAAGGCAGCCCTGCGCGAGGCCGGCCCGGGCGAGTATGCGGGCGAGGTGAACCTGCCCATCGCGTGGAGCTTCGCGACGACCGTGACCGTGGTCAGGGGCGGGCAGGTCGTCGGCACCGCCGAGACTACTGTGACTGCCAGGTAG
- a CDS encoding TolC family protein: MRRVLSVLVLVGASSALSAQESPFSEVLLPALVREALERNPQIQMARRLVEAKRARVPQAGALPDPMLMYGVVNEASPVPFESLGQRDFSEVYVGISQDIPFPGKRGLREKVAREEASAAEWAYEAVRRLVVSKVAQGYFDLYAVHAGLSIVERNFQLLDQLVKVARARYSVGQATQQDVLDAELELSRLEERRSLLVQRRSVVEAVLARLLYRTDPVPFGRPGSVLKTALEASLEQVLTRAQEESPLLREQERFVAQGERRVDLARKERLPDLGFSFVYHNRDDHFFNPYYSYGGTLTLPIYAGRKQKKAIQEAAENLGGASSALEAARAQVRYEVTDAFLMASTADRLLRLYDEGILKQARLSLDSAIAQYQVGKVDFLTLVTNWRRLLDYDLTYHEQLAEHEKALARLSVHVSAVTGQPF; this comes from the coding sequence ATGCGTCGTGTGCTTTCAGTCCTTGTCCTAGTCGGGGCTTCCTCGGCGCTCTCCGCGCAGGAGTCGCCGTTCTCGGAGGTCTTGCTTCCGGCGCTCGTCCGCGAGGCGCTGGAGCGGAACCCCCAGATCCAGATGGCTCGTCGCTTGGTCGAAGCCAAGCGCGCTCGGGTTCCGCAGGCGGGCGCGCTCCCCGACCCCATGCTGATGTACGGAGTCGTTAACGAAGCGAGCCCGGTCCCCTTCGAGAGCTTGGGTCAGCGCGACTTCAGCGAAGTCTATGTCGGGATCTCGCAGGACATCCCCTTTCCGGGCAAACGGGGGCTCAGGGAGAAGGTCGCCCGGGAGGAAGCCTCGGCGGCCGAGTGGGCCTACGAGGCGGTCAGACGCCTGGTTGTGTCCAAGGTGGCCCAAGGCTACTTCGACCTCTACGCGGTCCACGCGGGTCTCTCCATCGTCGAGCGGAACTTTCAGCTCCTGGACCAGCTCGTAAAGGTCGCCCGGGCTCGCTACTCCGTGGGCCAGGCCACGCAGCAGGACGTGCTCGACGCCGAGTTGGAGCTGTCCCGCCTGGAGGAGCGGCGCAGCCTCCTAGTGCAGCGGCGGAGCGTGGTCGAGGCGGTCCTGGCGCGCCTTCTGTACAGGACCGACCCGGTCCCTTTCGGCCGTCCCGGATCCGTTCTCAAGACGGCACTCGAAGCAAGCCTCGAACAAGTCTTGACCCGGGCCCAGGAGGAGTCGCCGCTCCTCCGCGAGCAGGAGCGTTTCGTGGCCCAGGGCGAGCGGAGGGTTGACCTCGCCCGGAAGGAGAGGCTCCCGGACCTTGGGTTCAGCTTCGTGTACCACAACCGCGACGACCACTTCTTCAATCCCTACTACAGCTACGGTGGCACGCTGACGCTGCCGATCTACGCGGGCCGCAAGCAGAAGAAGGCGATCCAGGAGGCCGCTGAGAACCTCGGTGGCGCCAGCAGCGCCCTCGAGGCCGCCCGGGCGCAAGTCCGGTACGAAGTAACCGACGCCTTTCTCATGGCCTCGACCGCGGACCGCCTCCTGCGCCTCTACGACGAGGGGATCCTCAAGCAGGCGCGCCTCTCTCTCGATTCGGCTATCGCGCAGTACCAGGTGGGCAAGGTGGACTTCCTCACCCTGGTCACGAACTGGAGGCGGCTGCTGGACTACGACCTCACCTATCACGAGCAGCTCGCAGAGCACGAGAAGGCCCTGGCCCGGCTGTCGGTTCACGTCTCGGCCGTGACCGGGCAGCCGTTCTGA
- a CDS encoding PEGA domain-containing protein gives MKKLCAVGALAVLGGCVSAQTFRSGSGAIYPPTNPESVLVFYAEEDVKRFYEVIGEITTAGSTGWGKGEGDLVKKACKKAAEMGASAILLRGYEKGSSGDHAMAVLFGSKDKSAHVTAIRFTESKGGPAPTAAGGGSPAGASTPSAAPPQPAPAPPTLTAPSFRVRVLTDPVGADVYIGDLGVGSTTREGLLLELPAGSVTISVRKLGYSSVERTLTVGSNNEVVLPIALHASPQQ, from the coding sequence ATGAAGAAACTCTGTGCCGTTGGAGCACTGGCGGTATTGGGCGGATGCGTGAGCGCTCAGACGTTCCGCTCCGGCAGCGGCGCCATCTACCCTCCGACCAATCCCGAGTCCGTCCTTGTCTTCTACGCCGAAGAGGACGTGAAGCGGTTCTATGAGGTCATCGGCGAAATCACGACGGCGGGCAGCACCGGCTGGGGCAAGGGTGAGGGCGACCTAGTCAAGAAGGCGTGCAAGAAGGCTGCCGAAATGGGAGCGAGCGCGATTCTCCTAAGAGGCTACGAGAAGGGCAGCAGCGGAGATCACGCAATGGCCGTACTGTTCGGCTCCAAGGATAAGAGCGCGCACGTGACGGCCATCCGGTTCACTGAGTCCAAAGGAGGCCCCGCGCCTACCGCCGCGGGCGGCGGAAGCCCGGCGGGCGCTAGCACGCCTTCCGCGGCGCCCCCACAGCCGGCCCCAGCGCCGCCCACCTTGACCGCACCAAGCTTTCGCGTGAGGGTGCTGACGGACCCCGTCGGTGCGGATGTGTATATCGGCGACCTTGGGGTCGGCTCCACGACGCGCGAGGGCCTTCTCCTTGAGCTTCCAGCCGGGAGTGTCACTATCTCGGTGAGGAAGCTCGGCTATTCGTCGGTCGAGCGGACCCTGACGGTCGGTTCCAACAACGAAGTTGTCTTGCCAATCGCCCTCCACGCGAGTCCGCAGCAGTAA
- a CDS encoding EAL domain-containing protein: MRRHSFQTRLLSLMVWALVLLQAATLVAVHVAGQRNLRQTLAEELRVGARVLNRILAARGRQLTDTARVLAADFAFREAIASADRPTLTSALVNLGTRIDGHVLFLISLDGSVDADTLGGHFVSRPFPVPSLVPRGASPTGAAAIVTFDNRPFQFVVVPVLAPQPIALVCIGFTIDEAVLEDVQRLTALELSLWAPNPGAQPLLISTLPQDKQSSLRERIRDGGVRGETLQLGSDTYQTMLQPIDTGDASAINVLLQRSLEEAQGPLRKLELQIFELSGAALLMAIVAAIFFARGVTSPLRRLAEAAQRIGRGDYSTPVESPQDEEMAQLATAFNRMGTEIGGREEQIRFQGSHDGLTGLPNRTLFLDRLALWITSAKRRGALVGMVMMDLDRFKEINDTLGHSLGDDLLVEIGRRLRQTIRESDTVARLGGDEFAVMFEIGAAPNAVEVAQRIGGAFETPFTLGGVSIDVKASMGIALYPPHAEDAGTLMKRADVAMYEAKRSHRAYALYEPGRDEHSLRRLAILSELRQAVASDALELHYQPKIDIATDRAIHAEALVRWLHPVHGMMAPDEFIPLAEQSGNIGMITKWVLRRAIGDCAGWNRAGFDLGVAVNLSALDLYDAELPTLISGLLHDQGLHPSKLVLEITESAIMKDAAYALKTLRDVKTRGITLAIDDYGTGYSSLAHLKRFPLDELKIDKSFTMNLGQGATEDSVIVRSTIDLGHNMGLKVVAEGVESASGYAILKRFGCDMVQGYFISRPLPPPQFLAWMTESQWGLGSGVSSSTEG; this comes from the coding sequence ATGAGGCGCCACAGTTTCCAGACCAGGCTCCTCTCCCTAATGGTCTGGGCTCTCGTCCTGCTCCAGGCGGCGACGCTGGTCGCCGTCCACGTCGCGGGACAGCGGAACCTTCGGCAGACTCTCGCGGAAGAGCTACGCGTAGGGGCACGCGTGCTTAACCGAATTCTCGCCGCGCGCGGACGTCAGCTAACCGACACCGCTCGTGTTCTCGCGGCCGACTTCGCCTTTCGGGAGGCCATCGCTTCGGCCGATCGGCCGACCCTCACCTCTGCCTTGGTGAACCTCGGCACCCGCATCGACGGCCACGTTCTCTTCTTGATCTCACTCGATGGCTCGGTCGACGCGGACACCCTCGGCGGCCATTTCGTTAGCCGCCCGTTCCCCGTCCCCTCCCTCGTTCCGCGCGGCGCCTCCCCCACTGGCGCCGCGGCCATCGTCACCTTTGACAACCGCCCCTTCCAGTTCGTGGTTGTTCCCGTCCTCGCTCCTCAACCCATCGCCTTGGTCTGCATCGGCTTCACGATCGACGAGGCCGTGCTCGAGGATGTTCAGCGTCTGACCGCGCTCGAGTTGTCTCTCTGGGCCCCGAACCCGGGGGCACAGCCCCTCCTCATCTCGACGCTCCCGCAGGATAAGCAGTCCTCGCTGCGGGAGCGGATCCGCGACGGTGGCGTCAGGGGGGAGACGCTCCAACTCGGCTCCGACACATACCAGACCATGCTGCAGCCGATCGACACCGGTGACGCATCGGCAATCAACGTCCTTTTGCAGCGATCGCTCGAGGAAGCACAGGGCCCCCTGCGCAAGCTGGAGCTCCAGATTTTCGAGCTCTCGGGCGCTGCCTTACTCATGGCCATCGTCGCCGCGATCTTCTTCGCACGTGGCGTTACGAGCCCCCTGCGACGGCTCGCCGAGGCCGCGCAACGGATCGGACGCGGCGACTACTCCACCCCCGTCGAAAGCCCCCAAGACGAGGAGATGGCCCAGCTCGCCACCGCCTTCAACAGGATGGGCACCGAAATCGGTGGGCGCGAGGAGCAAATCCGCTTTCAAGGAAGCCACGACGGCCTGACGGGGCTGCCGAACCGGACTCTCTTCCTCGACCGCCTTGCTTTGTGGATCACGAGTGCAAAGCGGCGCGGAGCCCTCGTCGGCATGGTGATGATGGACCTCGATCGCTTCAAGGAAATCAACGATACGCTTGGCCACAGCCTCGGAGACGACCTGCTGGTGGAGATCGGCAGGCGCCTGCGCCAAACGATCCGCGAGAGCGATACCGTCGCCCGCCTCGGCGGGGACGAGTTCGCAGTGATGTTTGAGATCGGGGCCGCGCCCAACGCAGTTGAGGTTGCACAACGCATTGGCGGGGCATTCGAGACGCCGTTCACCCTCGGGGGCGTTTCCATCGACGTTAAGGCCAGCATGGGCATCGCGCTCTATCCGCCTCACGCCGAGGATGCCGGCACTCTCATGAAGCGAGCCGACGTCGCGATGTACGAAGCGAAGCGAAGCCACCGCGCCTACGCGCTCTATGAACCCGGTCGGGACGAGCATTCGCTACGCCGTCTTGCCATTCTCTCCGAGCTCCGCCAAGCCGTCGCCAGCGACGCCCTGGAGCTCCACTATCAGCCCAAGATCGATATCGCTACAGATCGGGCGATCCATGCGGAAGCCCTCGTCCGCTGGCTGCATCCTGTCCACGGCATGATGGCTCCCGACGAGTTCATCCCGCTCGCCGAGCAGTCGGGCAACATCGGGATGATCACCAAGTGGGTACTCCGAAGGGCGATTGGGGACTGCGCGGGCTGGAATCGAGCCGGCTTCGACCTCGGCGTCGCCGTGAACCTGTCTGCGCTCGATCTCTACGACGCGGAGCTACCGACGCTCATCAGCGGGTTGCTCCACGACCAGGGACTGCACCCGTCGAAGCTCGTACTCGAGATCACCGAGAGCGCCATCATGAAGGACGCGGCGTACGCCCTGAAGACTCTGCGCGACGTCAAGACGCGGGGAATAACGCTTGCCATTGACGACTATGGCACGGGCTACTCCTCACTCGCCCATTTGAAGCGCTTCCCTCTCGATGAGCTGAAGATCGACAAGTCCTTCACCATGAACTTAGGCCAGGGGGCGACCGAGGACAGCGTGATTGTTCGTTCGACTATCGATCTGGGGCACAACATGGGCCTCAAGGTCGTCGCCGAGGGAGTCGAAAGCGCCAGTGGGTACGCGATTCTCAAGCGCTTCGGCTGCGACATGGTTCAGGGGTACTTCATAAGCCGCCCGCTCCCTCCGCCACAGTTTCTCGCCTGGATGACCGAGTCGCAGTGGGGCCTTGGCTCTGGAGTGTCGTCTAGCACCGAAGGTTAG
- a CDS encoding methylamine utilization protein — protein MGLAAALLLLAAARPDSTATLLVEVRDDRGAAVPDAVVYAIPEARKAPPPSHHVVLDQRNRMFVPHILPIQTGTAVTFPNSDNVRHQVYSFSAAKKFQLPLYAGTPAAPVVFDKPGVVTLGCNIHDHMSAYLVVVDTPYFALTVAGRGELSSLPEGKYDVRVWYAGMRYEPLPQPVSLGAGEQSSLTFKIGNK, from the coding sequence ATGGGTCTGGCCGCTGCTCTTCTGCTGCTTGCTGCCGCTCGCCCAGACTCCACCGCCACCCTTCTCGTCGAGGTGCGCGATGACCGCGGCGCCGCCGTCCCCGATGCCGTGGTCTATGCGATCCCCGAGGCAAGGAAAGCGCCCCCACCATCGCACCACGTAGTGCTGGACCAGAGGAATCGCATGTTTGTCCCCCACATCCTGCCGATCCAAACCGGCACCGCGGTCACGTTTCCCAACAGCGACAACGTTCGGCACCAGGTCTACTCGTTCTCGGCGGCCAAGAAATTCCAGTTGCCCCTCTACGCAGGCACGCCCGCCGCGCCCGTCGTCTTCGACAAGCCGGGAGTGGTCACCCTGGGATGCAACATCCACGACCACATGAGCGCATACCTCGTGGTCGTCGACACACCGTATTTCGCCCTCACGGTGGCCGGACGCGGCGAGCTGTCTAGCCTGCCGGAGGGAAAGTACGACGTGCGCGTGTGGTATGCGGGGATGCGCTACGAACCACTCCCGCAACCCGTCAGCCTCGGCGCCGGCGAGCAAAGCAGCCTGACCTTCAAGATCGGAAACAAATAG
- a CDS encoding DoxX family protein: protein MRGFCDRTWAIFFCRGILGLIFFMAGVYKCFVMTPFGHARHYFVGPYADTFLPAWSLWITGTAVPLVELVAGALVLVGFKTRPALISLGGVLILVTFGHLLKEPLYAFHAHVIPRLALLTVVLLLPREDDLVSVDAFLRSRSSKSR, encoded by the coding sequence ATGAGAGGTTTTTGCGACCGGACGTGGGCCATCTTCTTTTGCCGAGGGATCTTGGGGCTCATCTTCTTCATGGCGGGCGTCTACAAGTGCTTCGTGATGACGCCGTTCGGCCATGCGCGTCACTATTTCGTCGGCCCATACGCAGACACCTTCTTGCCCGCATGGTCTCTTTGGATTACCGGCACAGCAGTTCCACTCGTCGAGCTCGTCGCGGGGGCGCTGGTTCTCGTGGGCTTTAAGACGCGCCCTGCATTGATCTCTCTGGGCGGAGTGCTCATCCTCGTCACCTTCGGGCATTTGCTGAAGGAGCCCCTTTACGCGTTCCACGCCCACGTGATTCCGAGGCTCGCCCTGCTCACTGTGGTGTTACTCCTGCCGCGCGAAGACGATCTTGTATCCGTGGACGCGTTCTTGCGGTCCAGGAGTTCGAAGAGTCGATAA